The following proteins come from a genomic window of Bacteroidota bacterium:
- a CDS encoding aminotransferase class I/II-fold pyridoxal phosphate-dependent enzyme, protein MNSIDLRSDTVTKPGKAMLEAMFNARVGDDVFEEDEAVNQLEQQSAQMFGMEAGLFCPSGTMTNQIGIKILTQPGDEVICDALSHIYNYEGGGISFNSSASVKLIHSFNGIFNAENVIDNINPDNVHYPKSSLVSIENTSNRGGGCCWNIENVRQIAEVCKQNKLYFHLDGARIFNALAHTGESAKDYGKLFDTISVCLSKGLGAPAGSVLLANKELIKKARRIRKVLGGGMRQAGYLAAAGTFALDNNIERLKQDHLKAKILEQCIKALPFVEEVFPVQTNIVVFKLIDAFKTDSFIDKLGKKGIKVVAFGKQTIRMVTHLDINDSEIDRTITELKKLEIN, encoded by the coding sequence ATGAATTCAATTGATTTAAGAAGCGATACCGTTACAAAACCAGGAAAAGCAATGCTTGAGGCCATGTTTAATGCACGGGTTGGAGATGATGTTTTTGAAGAAGATGAAGCAGTAAATCAATTGGAACAACAATCAGCGCAAATGTTTGGCATGGAAGCTGGGCTATTTTGCCCCTCTGGAACAATGACCAATCAAATTGGAATAAAAATATTAACACAACCAGGCGATGAAGTAATTTGCGATGCGCTCTCCCACATTTATAATTATGAGGGTGGAGGAATTTCTTTTAACTCCTCGGCTTCGGTAAAACTTATCCATAGCTTTAATGGTATTTTCAATGCAGAAAATGTTATTGATAACATAAATCCTGATAATGTTCATTATCCAAAATCCTCATTAGTTAGCATTGAAAACACAAGCAATCGTGGAGGAGGCTGTTGTTGGAACATTGAAAATGTTAGGCAGATTGCTGAAGTTTGCAAACAAAACAAATTGTATTTTCATTTGGATGGCGCCCGTATTTTTAATGCACTTGCCCATACTGGAGAATCGGCTAAAGACTATGGAAAATTATTTGATACAATATCAGTGTGTCTATCAAAGGGATTAGGAGCTCCTGCAGGTTCTGTATTGCTTGCTAACAAAGAATTAATTAAAAAAGCGCGAAGAATTAGAAAAGTTTTGGGTGGAGGAATGCGACAAGCAGGCTATTTGGCTGCTGCCGGAACATTTGCTTTAGACAATAACATTGAAAGATTAAAGCAAGACCATTTAAAAGCAAAAATTCTTGAACAATGCATAAAAGCGCTTCCTTTTGTTGAGGAGGTATTTCCAGTACAGACAAACATTGTTGTATTCAAGTTAATTGATGCTTTTAAAACTGATTCATTTATTGATAAACTTGGCAAAAAAGGGATTAAAGTGGTGGCATTCGGAAAACAAACTATCCGAATGGTTACTCATTTAGATATTAATGATTCTGAAATAGATAGAACTATTACGGAATTAAAGAAATTG